The nucleotide sequence TGTTGAACCCGTCGGCACCTCCTGCCCGAAAGCGAGCTTCCATCTCATCGACGATCTGGGCGGGTGTCCCCACGATCTGCGAATGCCCGCGTGCCCCGGCGATTCGCAGATAGAGCTGGCGAAGGCTCAACCCCTCCCGGCGGGCGAGGTCGAACATCAATTGCTGACGGGATTTGGCGCCGTTGGCCTCCGGCAACTCGGGCACCGGCCCGTCCGGGTCGAAGCCGGAGAGATCGAAGCCGCCGATCATACGCTCCAGCAGCGCCAGCCCGACCACCGGATCGATCAGGTCCTGCAATTCCTCGAATTTGGCACGGGCCTCGGCCTCCGTGCGCCCGACCACCGGGAACAGCCCCGGCATCACCTTCAGGTCGTCGGGCGCGCGGCCGAAACCGGCCATGCGGGCCTTCAGATCCCCATAGAACGCCACGGCCTCGTCGAGCGTCTGGTTGGCCGTGAAGACGATCTCGGCGGTGCGGGCCGCGAGGTCCTTGCCCGGACCCGACGAGCCGGCCTGGACGAGAACCGGCTGGCCCTGCGGCGAGCGCGAGATGTTGAGGGGGCCGCGGACCTCGAAATGCTTGCCCCGGTGGTCCAGCGGCCGGAAGCCGTCCGGCTTCGAGAACTGGCCGCTCGCGCGATCGATCAGCACCGCGTCGTCGTCCCAGGTGTTCCAGAGGCCGAGCACCACGTCGGCGAATTCCTCGGCACGCTCGTAGCGGTCGGCATGCTGCGCGATCCGGTCGTTTCCGAAGTTGGCGGCCTCCGCGTCGGTTGCCGAGGTGACGAGGTTCCAGCCCGCCCGGCCGCCACTCAGATGGTCGAGCGAGGCGAAGCGGCGGGCGACGTTGTAGGGCTCGTTGAAACTCGTGGAGGTCGTGGCCACGAGGCCGATCCGGCTGGTGACGGCGGCGAGCGCCGAGAGCAGCGTCACCGGCTCGAAATGAGTGGAACGCGCCGTTCGCTCGCTGGAGCGGAGGTTGGTGTCGCGAATGCCGGTTCCGTCCTCGAGGAACACGAGGTCGAACTTGGCGGCTTCCGCCTTCTGCGCCCAGTCGACATAGCGTGAGAGGGTGATCCCGCCATCCGCCTCGCTCGACGGATGCCGCCAGCCGGCGATGTGGTGGCCCGTCGCGTAGAAGAACGCACCAAGGCTCAGGCTGCGTTGGGTCATGAACGGTCTGATCAGAATGACAGTTTGCAGAAGAGGGGCCGGGCTTGGATCGGATGCCTGAGTCAGCGGACAACGCCCCAGCGCCGCACCGTCATTCGCTCCAGGGTGGCGAACACGACGTTCTCCACGAAGAGGCCAAT is from Methylobacterium radiodurans and encodes:
- a CDS encoding LLM class flavin-dependent oxidoreductase translates to MTQRSLSLGAFFYATGHHIAGWRHPSSEADGGITLSRYVDWAQKAEAAKFDLVFLEDGTGIRDTNLRSSERTARSTHFEPVTLLSALAAVTSRIGLVATTSTSFNEPYNVARRFASLDHLSGGRAGWNLVTSATDAEAANFGNDRIAQHADRYERAEEFADVVLGLWNTWDDDAVLIDRASGQFSKPDGFRPLDHRGKHFEVRGPLNISRSPQGQPVLVQAGSSGPGKDLAARTAEIVFTANQTLDEAVAFYGDLKARMAGFGRAPDDLKVMPGLFPVVGRTEAEARAKFEELQDLIDPVVGLALLERMIGGFDLSGFDPDGPVPELPEANGAKSRQQLMFDLARREGLSLRQLYLRIAGARGHSQIVGTPAQIVDEMEARFRAGGADGFNIMPATLPGGLDDFIELVLPELRRRGLFREDYEGRTLRGHLGSRPPPGFGTDR